One genomic window of Nakamurella panacisegetis includes the following:
- a CDS encoding alpha/beta fold hydrolase, which yields MTTAPPFGAPAHDSLASWSTATLADLGPVQIPGPADDPPHGWFEQVSGRGVFVRRTEPVDDETAPDAWYVHGLAGSSTNWTSLSGAMAATATGHLVDLPGHGRSDPPPRGRYSLRDDADVLAELVARRSRGPVHLVGNSLGGVVSTMMAGRYPELVKTLTLISPAVPDLRLTHDRGADPILGLLLLPGTTGLALRRLVGISPLARARGMGELCFGDPTVLTDHDYEVAAADLAWRSSLPWAHRSTIESLRALMRSYLPGGRSFRADAACVTVPTLVIWGTRDRLVDVRLARRTAECFADSRLLVIAGVGHTAQMEAPLVTARAVSGLWATSGAPHPGLTPAVGTSET from the coding sequence GTGACAACCGCTCCTCCCTTCGGTGCCCCCGCCCACGACTCCCTGGCTTCGTGGAGCACGGCCACCTTGGCCGACCTCGGACCGGTGCAGATCCCCGGCCCGGCTGACGACCCCCCACACGGGTGGTTCGAGCAGGTCAGTGGCCGGGGAGTGTTCGTACGTCGAACCGAGCCGGTGGACGACGAGACGGCCCCGGACGCCTGGTACGTGCACGGCCTGGCCGGTTCCTCCACCAATTGGACGTCGCTGTCCGGGGCCATGGCCGCCACCGCGACCGGACACCTGGTCGACCTGCCCGGACACGGGCGCTCCGACCCGCCGCCGAGGGGTCGCTATTCCCTGCGGGACGACGCCGACGTGCTGGCCGAGTTGGTCGCGCGACGCAGTCGGGGACCGGTGCACCTGGTGGGGAACTCACTCGGTGGTGTGGTCAGCACGATGATGGCCGGCCGGTATCCCGAGTTGGTCAAGACGCTGACCCTGATCTCACCGGCGGTCCCCGACCTGCGCCTGACGCACGACCGCGGCGCCGACCCGATCCTGGGCCTGCTGTTGCTGCCGGGCACAACCGGATTGGCCTTGAGACGGCTCGTCGGAATCAGTCCGCTCGCCCGAGCGCGAGGGATGGGCGAGCTGTGCTTCGGCGATCCGACGGTGCTGACCGATCATGACTACGAGGTGGCCGCGGCCGACCTGGCCTGGCGTTCCAGCCTGCCCTGGGCGCACCGGTCGACCATCGAATCGCTGCGGGCGCTGATGCGCAGCTATCTGCCGGGCGGGCGGTCGTTCCGGGCGGATGCCGCGTGTGTCACCGTCCCGACCCTGGTGATCTGGGGCACACGGGACCGCCTGGTGGACGTCCGCCTGGCCCGCCGGACCGCCGAGTGTTTTGCCGACTCACGCCTGCTCGTCATCGCCGGCGTCGGCCATACAGCGCAGATGGAGGCGCCGTTGGTGACGGCGCGCGCGGTGTCCGGTCTGTGGGCCACCTCGGGCGCGCCGCACCCTGGTCTCACGCCTGCTGTGGGAACCTCGGAGACGTGA
- a CDS encoding TIGR02569 family protein, translated as MSTPPPAHVLAAFGAGGVPPERLPGGRGLAYRCGDIVFKPVDNTAEASWIASTFEQLRISGIRVARPVRSSDGRWVVAGWSAERFVSGRVEPRYNEIIETSLILHEALAGVANPRYLRDRSDLYSWADRLAWGELVADRRTLGDGHGARLFDELALGRKPVDLPGQLVHGDMFGNVLFAGSAPPAVIDMTPYWRPAVFSAAVIAVDALSWGGAQTELLLEWRHLPEWPQMLLRALLFRLAVSLSHPRSTPESLVEMLTATEIIRPFLD; from the coding sequence GTGTCCACGCCGCCGCCCGCCCACGTGCTCGCGGCGTTCGGCGCGGGAGGTGTGCCGCCCGAACGGCTGCCCGGTGGTCGAGGGCTGGCGTACCGCTGCGGTGACATCGTCTTCAAACCGGTCGACAACACCGCTGAGGCGTCGTGGATCGCGTCGACGTTCGAGCAGCTGCGCATCAGCGGGATCAGGGTGGCCCGCCCGGTGCGGTCCTCCGACGGTCGGTGGGTGGTAGCCGGTTGGTCCGCCGAGCGTTTCGTGTCCGGTCGGGTCGAGCCGCGGTACAACGAGATCATCGAGACCTCCTTGATCCTGCACGAGGCCCTGGCCGGCGTTGCCAATCCGCGCTACCTGCGAGACCGGAGCGATCTGTACAGCTGGGCCGATCGGCTGGCCTGGGGTGAACTGGTGGCCGACCGGCGGACCCTGGGCGACGGCCATGGCGCCCGGTTGTTCGACGAGTTGGCGCTCGGGCGCAAGCCGGTCGATCTGCCGGGCCAGCTGGTGCACGGTGACATGTTCGGAAACGTGTTGTTCGCCGGCTCGGCTCCGCCGGCCGTGATCGACATGACGCCGTACTGGCGTCCGGCTGTCTTCTCGGCGGCCGTGATCGCGGTGGACGCACTCAGCTGGGGGGGCGCCCAGACCGAACTCCTGCTCGAGTGGCGTCATCTGCCGGAATGGCCGCAGATGCTGCTCCGCGCCTTGTTGTTCCGGTTGGCGGTCAGTCTGTCCCATCCGCGCAGTACGCCGGAGTCGCTGGTGGAGATGCTCACGGCGACCGAGATCATCCGCCCTTTCCTGGACTGA
- a CDS encoding MGMT family protein translates to MDMELAYRMLDQVAAVPAGQVATYGDIAARAGSPSPRLAGRVLSELSDETTPWHRIVRADGTPTAHLRDEQLARLRSEGVLANNGRVDLRRYRYQPGRAER, encoded by the coding sequence ATGGACATGGAGCTGGCGTACCGGATGCTGGACCAGGTGGCGGCGGTGCCGGCCGGGCAGGTGGCGACCTACGGTGACATCGCGGCGAGGGCCGGATCGCCATCGCCGCGACTGGCCGGCCGGGTGTTGTCCGAGCTGTCCGACGAGACGACACCCTGGCACCGCATCGTGCGGGCGGACGGGACCCCGACCGCCCATCTGCGTGACGAGCAACTGGCCCGCCTGCGGTCCGAGGGCGTCCTGGCGAACAACGGCCGGGTCGATCTGCGCCGGTACCGCTACCAACCCGGTCGGGCCGAGCGCTGA
- the moeZ gene encoding adenylyltransferase/sulfurtransferase MoeZ encodes MASVNVQLMWFEERIVTSLPPLVEPAESLSKAEVERYSRHLIIPDVGMIGQKRLKNAKVLVVGAGGLGSPALLYLAAAGVGTLGILDFDIVDESNLQRQVIHGQSDVGKSKAVSAAESVAEINPFVKVILHTDRLDSDNVLEIFAGYDLILDGTDNFATRYLVNDACVLLNKPYVWGSIYRFEGQVSLFWAEYGPQYRDLYPEPPPPGMVPSCAEGGVLGVLCASIGSIMVTEAIKLITGIGETLLGRLMVYDALEMTYRTVKIRRDPAGEPITGLIDYEVFCGSVSDEAAEAAASHTISARDLKRRMDAGEDFALIDVREVNEYEIVSIPGAVLIPKGDILSGEALSRIPQDRPVILHCKSGARSAEALAVLHKAGFADAVHVGGGVLAWIKQVDPSLPSY; translated from the coding sequence ATGGCCAGCGTGAATGTTCAGCTGATGTGGTTCGAGGAGAGAATTGTGACGTCCCTACCCCCCTTGGTGGAGCCGGCGGAATCGCTGAGTAAGGCCGAGGTCGAGCGTTATTCACGGCACCTGATCATTCCGGACGTCGGGATGATCGGCCAGAAGCGGCTGAAGAACGCCAAGGTGCTGGTCGTCGGCGCCGGCGGCCTCGGTTCGCCGGCCCTGTTGTACCTGGCCGCGGCCGGTGTTGGCACCCTGGGAATTCTGGATTTCGACATCGTCGACGAGTCGAATCTGCAACGCCAGGTGATCCACGGACAGTCCGATGTCGGCAAGTCCAAGGCGGTGTCCGCGGCCGAGTCCGTGGCCGAGATCAACCCGTTCGTCAAGGTCATCCTGCACACCGATCGACTCGATTCGGACAACGTCCTGGAGATCTTCGCTGGGTACGACCTGATCCTGGACGGCACGGACAACTTCGCCACCCGGTACCTGGTCAACGACGCCTGCGTGCTGCTGAACAAGCCGTACGTGTGGGGCTCGATCTACCGGTTCGAAGGCCAGGTCAGCCTGTTCTGGGCCGAGTACGGCCCGCAGTACCGTGACCTCTACCCGGAGCCGCCGCCGCCGGGAATGGTGCCGTCCTGCGCCGAAGGTGGTGTGCTCGGCGTGTTGTGCGCGTCGATCGGCTCGATCATGGTGACCGAGGCGATCAAGCTGATCACCGGTATCGGTGAGACGCTGCTCGGCCGGCTGATGGTCTACGACGCGCTCGAGATGACCTACCGCACCGTCAAGATCCGCCGCGATCCGGCCGGGGAGCCGATCACCGGATTGATCGACTACGAGGTGTTCTGCGGATCGGTGTCCGACGAGGCGGCCGAAGCGGCGGCGTCGCACACCATCTCGGCCCGCGATCTCAAACGCCGGATGGATGCCGGTGAGGATTTCGCGCTGATCGACGTCCGCGAGGTCAACGAGTACGAGATCGTGTCGATCCCGGGGGCGGTGCTCATCCCGAAGGGCGACATCCTGTCGGGTGAGGCGCTGTCGCGGATCCCGCAGGACCGACCCGTCATCCTGCACTGCAAGTCGGGCGCCCGGTCGGCCGAGGCGCTGGCCGTGTTGCACAAGGCGGGCTTCGCGGATGCGGTGCATGTCGGCGGTGGCGTCCTGGCCTGGATCAAACAGGTCGATCCGAGCCTGCCCAGCTACTGA
- a CDS encoding DUF4192 domain-containing protein, which translates to MTISQRSTVKLRGRQGLLVAAPAMLGFHPQESMVMLCLVGPQRRVGPVMRVDLRPDDGRDDADRDLAATFGEIAWEHADEVALLCYTDSAHTPPFARTVIDELQGIGLHITDAARVTAGRAWTIPAPPPGTDESDFADEDDGCEVPDGQDPQVQMMAAAIALNGRGILPDRPALRRSIDGPTGQAAVRASAALRAAVHGFLGTEGVAFGRRRLHRMAEHIVDAALDESTSGSLSPATTSQLVLLLRDHRARDEVIVHSLVDTQQPWLPMLIAAARAVPDEYAAEICAVLAVAAYGVGDGALAQVAVDRCRRVEPGHGLARLMLEAMNTGLRPAALFDALVPDLDLSPGKGG; encoded by the coding sequence ATGACCATCTCACAGCGTTCCACCGTCAAGCTCCGAGGCCGTCAGGGTCTCCTGGTCGCGGCGCCGGCCATGCTCGGGTTCCACCCGCAGGAAAGCATGGTGATGCTCTGCCTGGTCGGACCGCAGCGGAGGGTCGGCCCGGTGATGCGGGTCGATCTTCGACCGGACGACGGTCGCGACGACGCGGATCGCGACTTGGCCGCCACCTTCGGCGAGATCGCCTGGGAGCACGCCGACGAGGTCGCGCTGCTCTGCTACACGGACTCGGCCCACACGCCACCGTTCGCCCGCACGGTGATCGACGAGTTGCAGGGAATCGGGCTTCACATCACCGACGCGGCCCGGGTCACGGCCGGCCGGGCCTGGACCATTCCCGCTCCGCCACCGGGAACCGACGAGTCGGACTTCGCCGACGAGGACGACGGCTGCGAGGTTCCTGACGGCCAGGATCCGCAGGTTCAGATGATGGCCGCGGCGATCGCGTTGAACGGTCGCGGCATTCTGCCCGACCGCCCGGCTCTGCGCAGATCGATCGACGGCCCAACCGGTCAGGCCGCAGTCAGGGCCAGCGCCGCACTGCGTGCGGCCGTCCATGGATTCCTGGGTACCGAAGGCGTCGCCTTCGGTCGGCGTCGGCTCCACCGGATGGCCGAGCACATCGTCGACGCGGCGCTGGACGAGAGCACGTCCGGAAGCCTGAGCCCGGCCACCACGTCGCAACTCGTTCTCCTGCTGCGCGACCACCGAGCGCGGGATGAGGTGATCGTCCATTCCCTGGTCGACACCCAGCAGCCGTGGCTGCCCATGTTGATCGCGGCCGCCCGAGCCGTGCCGGACGAGTACGCCGCAGAGATCTGTGCCGTCCTGGCGGTGGCCGCCTACGGCGTCGGAGACGGAGCATTGGCCCAGGTGGCGGTCGATCGATGTCGCCGGGTCGAACCCGGGCACGGCCTGGCCCGGCTGATGCTGGAGGCCATGAACACCGGTCTACGCCCGGCCGCGCTGTTCGACGCGTTGGTCCCCGACCTGGACCTCAGTCCAGGAAAGGGCGGATGA
- a CDS encoding type VII secretion target encodes MAAGFDLQVDTDRLRRCAAIVSGAAQDLLTAGRGSGEATGAAVGGSATADEVGALLRVKAEQAAGAAAQLGAVTSAVAQHLQASAAHFERADTAMRGSAR; translated from the coding sequence ATGGCGGCGGGTTTCGATCTGCAGGTCGACACGGACCGGCTGCGTCGATGTGCGGCGATCGTGTCCGGCGCCGCTCAGGACCTCCTGACGGCCGGCCGCGGATCCGGCGAGGCGACGGGCGCGGCCGTCGGCGGCAGCGCGACCGCCGACGAGGTGGGGGCTCTCCTGCGGGTGAAGGCGGAGCAAGCGGCCGGAGCGGCCGCCCAGCTCGGCGCCGTCACGTCGGCGGTCGCTCAGCATCTCCAGGCGAGCGCGGCGCACTTCGAGCGCGCCGACACGGCCATGCGCGGGAGCGCCCGATGA
- a CDS encoding ATP-dependent helicase: MSSPTSVTYRLRPVPSSALPMRPTPEQHEVVTNTAPRLRVLAGPGTGKTATLVESVADRILARGVPPEQVLVLTFSRRAAGELSGRISRRLGLTTRETMVRTLHAYAYSVVRAQAARAGEPRPRLLAAGESDHMVRELLAGHVDAHGGPWPEYLTGALSSPTFATELREILLRAAGQGISPQRMIELGRRHKRPEWVAAGRFAREYQQVSDLRQGISGFGVALDQAELTAAALGALSHDDVLADEQRRIRRIFVDEYQDVDPAQARLIDLLSGGADELVVLGDPDQSIYAFRGAEPNALRDIAVDRTVCLTTSRRLPVAVLEATRRTAALLPGAARHRDLVLPSDEAAGQGTSGGRVEVKVFSSPAREAAYVADELRRAHLLEGMPWGSMAILLRSPSTGLAALTRACAVAGVPVLVGGRTDGLAAEPVVAALLTVLDCGLYRDRLTGEIAVELLTGALGGMDALGLRRLRRALRLARPGEGASADLVAAALAGAPIPDGVPRDLAGPVRRVRELLEIARVGSASPGAEQLLWQLWTAAGLEAGLVAAVERGGSAGQRADRALDAVLGLFAMAADLADRLPLAGVPAFIAEVRGHQLPGQPDLTRAGDAVALLSAHAAKGLEWDVVAVCGVQEASWPDLRGRGSLLGGQQLLDLAAAFPIGSPTAGLLAEERRLFYVAATRARRTLVCTGVQTQDAVPSRFLAELAGSDTDLPVELERSTDGARRRRGLHLSDLVADLRRAVTDPAGPESVVAAAATHLAELAAAGVPGTHPDDWYGLPPLSASTPPVAPGAEIRVSPSLIETLNTCALRAVLERRGGRTAPGQAQIEGIVVHAMANGLALGIPEPDLRAEIETFLAAQDQLPPWQLDRTRRGLLAMLSAARIWVRDNHPPRTLIGSELELDLPLPADPDAAPTDHPVRLVGRVDWLSAGPDGGVVVTDFKTAAKVPTKAEAQNNAQLAAYQAAIELGAFAPDIASSGAQAGRAGGAELVFLRSGSPKVLPQDRLSAESTTQWLGSIRAAAQHLASAGSLAQENARCERCPVRTSCPLQNEGRQVRG, encoded by the coding sequence ATGTCCAGCCCGACGTCGGTGACGTACCGCCTGCGGCCGGTGCCGAGCTCGGCGCTCCCGATGCGTCCGACCCCGGAGCAGCACGAGGTCGTGACCAACACGGCCCCTCGGCTGCGGGTACTGGCCGGCCCGGGCACCGGCAAGACGGCCACGCTGGTGGAGTCGGTCGCCGACCGGATCCTGGCCCGCGGCGTGCCGCCGGAGCAGGTGCTGGTGCTTACCTTCTCGCGGCGCGCGGCGGGAGAACTGTCGGGGCGGATCAGCCGTCGGCTGGGTCTGACCACTCGCGAGACGATGGTCAGAACCCTGCATGCCTACGCGTACTCGGTGGTGCGCGCACAGGCGGCGAGGGCCGGTGAGCCACGGCCGCGTCTGCTCGCGGCCGGTGAGTCCGACCACATGGTCCGCGAATTGCTCGCCGGCCACGTCGACGCCCACGGTGGGCCGTGGCCGGAGTACCTCACCGGCGCGCTGTCTTCGCCGACCTTCGCGACCGAGCTGCGCGAGATCCTGCTGCGGGCCGCCGGCCAGGGCATCAGCCCCCAACGAATGATCGAGCTCGGTCGACGACACAAGCGTCCCGAGTGGGTAGCGGCCGGGCGGTTCGCCCGGGAGTACCAGCAGGTGAGCGACCTACGCCAGGGGATAAGCGGGTTCGGTGTCGCCCTGGACCAGGCCGAGCTGACCGCGGCCGCATTGGGTGCCCTGTCCCACGACGACGTGCTGGCCGACGAGCAGCGCCGGATCCGGCGGATCTTCGTCGACGAGTATCAGGACGTCGATCCGGCACAGGCTCGGCTCATCGACCTGCTGTCCGGCGGCGCCGACGAGCTGGTGGTGCTCGGCGATCCGGACCAGTCCATCTACGCCTTCCGCGGTGCGGAGCCGAACGCGCTCCGCGACATCGCCGTGGACCGCACCGTCTGCCTGACGACGTCCCGGCGCCTCCCGGTGGCCGTACTGGAGGCCACCCGCCGCACGGCCGCGCTGCTCCCCGGCGCGGCCCGGCACCGGGACCTCGTCCTGCCGTCCGACGAAGCGGCGGGCCAGGGGACGAGCGGCGGACGCGTCGAGGTCAAGGTCTTCTCGAGTCCGGCCCGGGAGGCGGCCTACGTCGCTGACGAGCTGCGACGGGCCCATCTGCTGGAAGGCATGCCGTGGGGGTCGATGGCCATCCTGCTGCGGTCGCCGTCGACCGGGCTGGCCGCACTGACGCGGGCCTGCGCCGTGGCCGGGGTCCCGGTGCTGGTCGGTGGCCGCACCGACGGACTCGCCGCCGAACCGGTGGTCGCGGCCCTGCTGACCGTCCTGGATTGCGGCCTGTATCGGGATCGATTGACCGGCGAGATCGCGGTCGAACTGTTGACCGGCGCGCTGGGCGGGATGGACGCGCTGGGTCTGCGGCGCCTCCGGCGGGCGCTTCGCCTGGCCCGCCCGGGGGAGGGCGCCAGTGCGGATCTGGTGGCCGCGGCCCTGGCCGGGGCGCCGATCCCGGACGGTGTTCCCCGCGACCTTGCCGGCCCGGTCCGGCGGGTCCGCGAGTTGCTCGAGATCGCCCGCGTCGGGTCGGCGTCCCCGGGGGCCGAGCAACTGCTCTGGCAGCTGTGGACGGCGGCCGGGCTGGAGGCGGGGCTCGTCGCCGCCGTCGAGCGGGGAGGCAGCGCCGGTCAGCGGGCGGACCGCGCCCTTGACGCGGTGCTCGGGCTGTTCGCGATGGCCGCGGATCTGGCCGACCGGTTGCCACTGGCCGGCGTCCCGGCGTTCATCGCTGAGGTGCGTGGTCACCAGTTGCCCGGCCAACCCGATCTGACGCGGGCCGGCGACGCGGTTGCCCTGTTGTCGGCGCACGCTGCGAAGGGCCTGGAATGGGACGTGGTCGCCGTGTGCGGGGTGCAGGAGGCGAGCTGGCCCGATCTGCGCGGGCGGGGCAGTCTGCTCGGCGGCCAGCAGCTGCTCGACCTCGCCGCCGCGTTCCCGATCGGAAGTCCGACAGCCGGTCTGCTGGCCGAGGAGCGTCGGCTGTTCTATGTCGCGGCCACTCGGGCCCGGCGCACCCTCGTGTGCACCGGGGTGCAGACCCAGGATGCCGTCCCGTCCCGGTTTCTGGCCGAGCTCGCCGGTTCGGACACCGACTTGCCGGTCGAGCTGGAGCGGTCGACCGACGGCGCGCGGAGGCGCCGTGGACTGCACCTGTCGGACCTGGTGGCCGATCTGCGTCGCGCGGTGACCGACCCGGCCGGCCCGGAGTCGGTGGTCGCCGCGGCGGCGACCCACTTGGCCGAGCTGGCCGCAGCGGGTGTCCCGGGTACCCATCCCGACGATTGGTACGGTCTGCCGCCTTTGTCCGCGTCGACCCCGCCGGTGGCGCCCGGCGCGGAGATCCGGGTGTCGCCGTCGCTGATCGAGACGCTCAACACATGTGCGCTGCGGGCCGTGCTCGAACGGCGTGGCGGCCGGACGGCGCCCGGTCAGGCCCAGATCGAGGGCATCGTCGTCCACGCGATGGCCAACGGTCTCGCCCTCGGGATACCGGAGCCGGATCTGCGGGCCGAGATCGAAACGTTCCTGGCGGCGCAGGACCAGTTGCCGCCCTGGCAGCTGGACCGCACCCGCCGAGGCCTGCTGGCCATGCTGTCCGCGGCTCGGATCTGGGTCAGGGACAACCATCCGCCGCGGACCCTGATCGGCTCCGAGCTGGAGCTCGACCTGCCTCTGCCGGCCGATCCGGACGCCGCGCCGACGGACCATCCGGTCCGCTTGGTCGGTCGGGTCGACTGGCTGTCGGCCGGGCCCGACGGCGGAGTCGTCGTCACCGACTTCAAGACCGCGGCCAAGGTACCGACGAAGGCCGAGGCCCAGAACAACGCGCAGTTAGCCGCGTACCAGGCGGCGATCGAACTGGGCGCCTTCGCACCGGACATCGCCTCCTCGGGTGCGCAGGCGGGTCGCGCCGGCGGCGCCGAGCTGGTGTTTCTCCGGAGCGGCTCGCCCAAGGTGCTGCCCCAGGACCGGCTGTCCGCCGAGTCGACCACGCAGTGGCTCGGGTCGATCCGGGCCGCCGCCCAGCACCTGGCCTCGGCCGGGTCCCTAGCGCAGGAGAACGCCCGGTGCGAGCGCTGCCCGGTCCGCACCAGTTGCCCGTTGCAGAACGAGGGCCGTCAGGTGCGCGGATGA
- a CDS encoding alpha/beta hydrolase, giving the protein MNVVLLGWAQTLGVTDPSPAARALDAFDPTALLDRSADQTRLARALAGCARTLTGARGEVEMAWSSPAPSNGLRSLVRAVDDTASVLQRQCAAMSTAAALVERAKSNARLDWTLAAAQIESLEHGQWPDILGGVLGVPATGTAMRIRSILTDLNRALQARLAEADAALTDLRSALAADPNEPADRLHVGPAALVGPDPIGGPAARTDRSNREQLAADLRSGDPVRIEFAISITRSLQLAADRGGHAELVVYDSSAYDGQGRAAIAVGDLATATNVAVVVPGIGNSPADMTGGITVAASLKDEAERQEPGRSTAVVAWYGYDIPLSWRKDPSAAVGTRVTDTLAATSAVNAEKGAPVLAADLTAISRMAAGSARTTLIGFSMGSTTVSAAARYQLPVDSIVLLGSPGAGWGTNSAASYRNVPASSVWTLSYDQDPVTLPVTDDLVTKNLHLPDPFGPDPAADAFGGHHIDANTNVPVLTGSGLLPALARLAGDPRHHSIVNYTQGSALAAEGAIIVGRADRVPRKSGRPRR; this is encoded by the coding sequence ATGAACGTCGTCCTCCTCGGGTGGGCGCAGACGTTGGGGGTCACCGACCCTTCCCCGGCGGCCAGGGCGCTCGACGCATTCGATCCGACGGCCCTTCTCGATCGCTCGGCCGACCAGACCCGGCTCGCCCGGGCGCTGGCCGGGTGCGCTCGCACCCTGACCGGCGCCCGCGGCGAGGTCGAGATGGCATGGTCCTCGCCGGCCCCGTCGAACGGACTGCGATCTCTGGTCCGCGCGGTCGACGACACGGCGTCGGTGCTGCAACGACAGTGCGCCGCCATGTCGACGGCGGCCGCGCTGGTGGAGCGGGCGAAATCCAACGCCCGCCTCGATTGGACCCTGGCCGCGGCACAGATCGAATCGCTCGAGCACGGCCAGTGGCCGGACATCCTGGGCGGCGTCCTCGGCGTTCCGGCGACCGGTACCGCGATGCGCATCCGGTCCATCCTGACCGATCTGAACCGGGCCCTGCAGGCCCGCCTGGCCGAGGCCGACGCCGCATTGACCGACCTGCGATCGGCGCTGGCCGCCGATCCGAACGAGCCGGCCGACCGTCTGCATGTCGGCCCGGCCGCGCTGGTCGGCCCGGACCCGATCGGCGGACCGGCCGCGCGCACCGACCGATCCAACCGGGAGCAACTGGCCGCCGATCTGCGGTCCGGCGATCCGGTCCGCATCGAATTCGCCATCTCGATCACCCGGTCCCTACAGCTGGCCGCCGACCGGGGCGGTCACGCCGAGCTGGTCGTCTACGACTCATCCGCCTACGACGGGCAGGGGCGGGCCGCCATCGCGGTCGGCGACCTGGCCACCGCGACCAACGTGGCTGTGGTCGTACCCGGGATCGGCAACTCCCCGGCGGACATGACCGGCGGCATCACGGTTGCGGCCAGCCTCAAGGACGAGGCGGAACGTCAGGAGCCGGGCCGGTCGACGGCCGTCGTGGCCTGGTACGGCTACGACATCCCGCTGTCCTGGAGGAAGGATCCATCGGCGGCCGTCGGCACCCGTGTCACCGACACCCTGGCTGCAACCTCCGCGGTGAACGCCGAGAAGGGCGCACCGGTGCTGGCGGCGGACCTGACGGCGATCAGCCGGATGGCCGCGGGATCGGCCCGCACCACCCTGATCGGCTTCTCGATGGGGTCCACCACCGTCTCGGCCGCCGCCCGGTACCAGCTCCCGGTGGACTCGATCGTCCTGCTCGGGTCGCCTGGGGCCGGCTGGGGCACCAACTCGGCCGCGAGCTACCGGAACGTGCCGGCGTCGAGCGTATGGACGTTGAGCTATGACCAGGACCCGGTGACCCTGCCGGTCACCGACGATCTGGTGACCAAGAACCTGCACCTGCCCGACCCCTTCGGGCCGGATCCCGCGGCCGACGCGTTCGGCGGCCACCACATCGACGCGAACACCAACGTCCCTGTTCTCACCGGCAGCGGCCTGCTCCCGGCGCTGGCCCGACTGGCCGGCGATCCGCGGCACCATTCGATCGTCAACTACACCCAAGGGTCGGCGCTCGCCGCGGAAGGCGCGATCATCGTCGGTCGAGCCGATCGGGTACCCAGGAAGTCCGGCCGACCGCGTCGCTGA
- a CDS encoding DUF3152 domain-containing protein, translating to MGRSTLWDDPEGGRPGPQPLKASWDPVDRGPRTPSKPRPSRTGRRRSAVGWFFHRYGWRAYAIPVLVALTVLVIVQVGRPPTSTAAPSVPGASPSLVTSVVGSVTTTMTVTAAPTSTPSGPAAAAGGASPSASSPNVSGQVGPVPTGTYAGLASADLPPGEAFVAKGKGTWHVVAGTTKPFGSGPNHFTYKIAVEDGIENSDADKDFASFVDATLQDPRSWIGSGKYTLQRIDTGTPSFTVSLTSQMTVRQDSLCGWQIQYEASCYARDVKRVAINNARWARGAVSYAGDRADYRVYAINHEVGHALGFMHQPCATNGGLAPVMMQQSWSTADDDLSPLNPQLVPMDNKVCKPNPFPFPLGPVSGSSTATAQATATRSGG from the coding sequence GTGGGGCGATCGACGCTCTGGGACGACCCGGAGGGCGGTCGTCCGGGTCCGCAACCGCTGAAGGCGAGTTGGGACCCGGTCGATCGTGGCCCCCGCACGCCGTCGAAGCCACGCCCGTCCCGCACCGGCCGGCGGCGCAGCGCGGTCGGCTGGTTCTTCCACCGCTACGGCTGGCGGGCGTATGCGATCCCGGTCCTCGTCGCCCTCACCGTGCTGGTGATCGTCCAGGTCGGGCGACCCCCGACCTCGACCGCGGCCCCCTCCGTCCCTGGTGCCTCACCGTCGTTGGTCACGTCGGTGGTCGGCAGTGTCACCACCACGATGACGGTCACGGCCGCCCCGACCAGTACCCCGTCCGGTCCCGCCGCGGCGGCGGGCGGCGCGTCACCGTCGGCCTCGTCGCCGAACGTGTCCGGTCAGGTCGGGCCGGTGCCGACCGGGACCTACGCCGGTCTCGCCTCGGCCGACCTGCCACCGGGCGAAGCGTTCGTGGCCAAGGGCAAGGGCACCTGGCACGTCGTGGCCGGCACGACGAAGCCGTTCGGTTCCGGCCCGAATCACTTCACGTACAAGATCGCGGTGGAGGACGGCATCGAGAATTCGGACGCCGACAAGGACTTCGCGTCGTTCGTGGACGCCACGCTGCAGGACCCTCGTTCCTGGATCGGCTCCGGTAAGTACACGCTGCAGCGGATCGACACCGGGACGCCGTCGTTCACCGTCTCCCTGACCAGTCAGATGACGGTCCGCCAGGATTCCCTGTGCGGCTGGCAGATCCAGTACGAGGCATCCTGCTACGCCCGTGACGTGAAGCGGGTGGCCATCAACAACGCCCGCTGGGCGCGCGGGGCGGTGTCCTACGCCGGTGACCGGGCCGACTACCGGGTCTACGCGATCAACCACGAGGTCGGGCATGCGCTCGGGTTCATGCACCAACCCTGCGCGACCAACGGTGGCCTGGCTCCGGTGATGATGCAGCAGTCGTGGTCCACCGCCGACGACGACCTGTCGCCGTTGAATCCGCAGCTGGTCCCGATGGACAACAAGGTCTGCAAACCCAACCCGTTCCCGTTCCCGCTGGGCCCGGTGTCGGGCTCGTCCACCGCCACCGCCCAGGCCACGGCGACCAGGTCCGGCGGCTGA